The proteins below come from a single Chryseobacterium nepalense genomic window:
- a CDS encoding DUF1648 domain-containing protein — translation MENILLIFDMLNFGLLAFLWWFSIKNYRVLSETIPIHFDLDGKADRFGNKKYFYLMPAVLTIIYFLFMFLIRSPESANYPVPITEENENAQFLIMGIFMRWLFVLISLIFLNSQDYMLRYSFSDTAKPRVAFSTLLFSIIGSLVVLFIFVGIFK, via the coding sequence ATGGAAAATATTCTCCTGATTTTTGATATGTTAAACTTTGGACTGCTTGCTTTTCTATGGTGGTTCAGCATTAAAAATTATAGAGTATTATCAGAGACTATACCTATTCATTTTGATCTTGACGGAAAGGCAGATCGTTTTGGAAATAAAAAATATTTTTACCTGATGCCTGCTGTGCTCACGATTATCTATTTTTTATTTATGTTTCTTATCAGAAGCCCGGAGTCAGCCAATTATCCTGTACCGATTACTGAAGAAAATGAAAATGCCCAGTTTCTCATCATGGGAATTTTCATGCGATGGCTGTTTGTTTTGATATCATTGATATTTTTAAACAGCCAGGATTATATGCTGAGGTATTCATTCAGCGATACTGCAAAACCGCGGGTAGCATTTTCTACATTGTTGTTTTCAATCATCGGAAGCTTGGTTGTTCTGTTTATTTTTGTGGGTATTTTTAAATGA
- a CDS encoding C40 family peptidase: protein MNKGICIVTVAPVRAENSDKAEIVTEILFGESADILEVNKNWTRIKMHYDNYEGWMDTKQLKPVTDEELAARKVTIVTEDFASVMMNDGKTLLSMGSEVEFPVVASRRSHNMRESIALTAKEFLNVPYLWGGKSFFAVDCSGFTQLVYKVHNIKLPRDTSQQVDVGESLTFVEESQPGDLAFFENPEGKIIHVGIMLDNQKIIHASGKVRIDTLDSTGIFNKEMNKHTHKLRVIKSIL from the coding sequence ATGAATAAAGGAATTTGTATTGTGACGGTGGCACCTGTACGTGCGGAAAATTCAGACAAAGCTGAAATTGTGACGGAAATCCTGTTTGGCGAAAGTGCTGATATCCTTGAAGTGAATAAAAACTGGACCCGGATAAAAATGCATTATGATAACTATGAAGGATGGATGGATACTAAACAGCTGAAACCTGTAACCGATGAAGAGCTGGCTGCCCGCAAAGTAACAATTGTAACCGAAGATTTCGCTTCCGTTATGATGAATGACGGAAAAACGCTGCTTTCTATGGGTTCTGAAGTAGAATTTCCGGTAGTGGCATCCAGAAGAAGTCATAATATGCGGGAAAGTATAGCATTAACGGCAAAAGAATTTCTTAATGTCCCATATTTGTGGGGTGGCAAAAGTTTTTTTGCAGTAGACTGTTCGGGATTTACGCAGCTCGTGTATAAAGTTCACAATATAAAATTACCAAGAGATACCTCGCAACAGGTGGATGTGGGAGAGTCTTTAACCTTTGTGGAAGAAAGTCAGCCGGGAGATCTTGCTTTTTTTGAAAATCCTGAAGGAAAAATTATTCATGTGGGAATCATGCTGGATAATCAGAAAATTATTCATGCTTCCGGAAAAGTAAGAATCGATACATTAGATTCTACCGGGATTTTTAATAAAGAAATGAATAAACACACCCATAAATTGAGAGTGATCAAAAGCATACTGTAA
- a CDS encoding O-methyltransferase codes for MSFFEEKNPEMDRYLETHASSEPEILKKLRRETYQKTTQPHMISGYQQGRLLTIISQMMQPENILEIGTFTGYATLCLTAGLSENGRITTLDVNEDLAYLPKKYFAESEYSSQIDFRLQDAKEFLKETDQFFDLVFIDADKENYAEYFRLIKPRTKSGSVIMFDNVLWYGKVLEENPKQRSTQAIKELNDLIAKDDDFENLILPLRDGVNFLRRK; via the coding sequence ATGAGCTTTTTTGAAGAAAAGAATCCGGAAATGGACAGGTATCTGGAAACCCATGCTTCGTCTGAACCTGAAATCCTGAAAAAGCTGAGGAGAGAAACTTACCAGAAAACAACTCAGCCCCACATGATCTCAGGATATCAGCAGGGAAGACTGCTGACAATCATTTCCCAAATGATGCAGCCGGAAAATATCCTTGAAATAGGAACTTTTACAGGATACGCAACACTCTGTCTTACAGCCGGACTTTCAGAAAACGGCCGGATTACTACACTGGATGTGAATGAAGACCTGGCCTATTTGCCTAAAAAGTATTTTGCAGAAAGCGAATATTCCTCCCAAATTGACTTCAGGCTTCAGGATGCAAAAGAATTTTTAAAAGAGACTGACCAATTCTTCGATCTTGTTTTTATCGATGCAGACAAAGAAAATTATGCTGAATATTTCAGACTGATAAAACCGCGCACAAAATCGGGATCAGTAATAATGTTCGACAATGTACTCTGGTACGGGAAAGTGCTGGAAGAAAACCCGAAGCAGAGGTCTACACAGGCTATTAAAGAACTCAATGATCTGATCGCAAAAGATGATGATTTTGAAAATCTTATTTTACCTTTGCGCGATGGTGTAAACTTTTTACGCAGAAAATAG
- a CDS encoding OmpA family protein, which produces MKIFKILAVSAMVLGMTSCISKKQYDALSSNYKQCIENVGERQREIQDLKSQNSALTSENNLLKSQHDALKSSLDACLSNTGKSSANIDKLVGEINSSNSYIKQLISSNAKNDSLNLALSNKLKRSLDNVADSDVQVKVLKGVVMISLSDKMLYKTGDYNVLPAAQEVLGKVAKVINDYDKYSVLIEGNTDNAPLNSPNLPRDNWDLSALRGTAVAKVLQTQFGVDPARITAGGRSEYNPKATNMSVSGRAENRRTEIIIMPKLDEFMKLMDIAPKK; this is translated from the coding sequence ATGAAAATTTTTAAAATCTTAGCAGTATCTGCAATGGTGTTGGGAATGACATCTTGTATCAGCAAAAAACAGTATGATGCACTGAGCTCAAATTACAAACAATGTATTGAAAACGTGGGAGAAAGACAGAGAGAAATTCAGGATCTGAAGTCTCAGAACTCTGCTTTGACAAGCGAAAACAACCTGTTGAAAAGTCAGCATGATGCTTTGAAATCATCATTGGATGCGTGTCTTTCCAATACAGGAAAAAGCTCTGCCAATATCGACAAGCTGGTAGGAGAAATCAATTCTTCAAATTCTTACATCAAACAGCTGATCTCAAGCAATGCTAAAAATGACAGCTTAAATTTAGCATTATCAAACAAACTGAAAAGATCTTTGGATAATGTAGCTGACAGTGATGTTCAGGTAAAAGTATTAAAAGGAGTAGTAATGATCTCTCTTTCTGATAAAATGCTTTATAAAACAGGAGATTACAATGTATTGCCTGCAGCACAGGAAGTGTTAGGAAAAGTAGCCAAAGTAATCAATGATTATGACAAATATTCTGTATTAATCGAAGGAAACACGGATAATGCTCCGTTAAACTCTCCGAATTTACCGAGAGACAACTGGGATCTTTCTGCTTTGAGAGGTACTGCTGTAGCTAAAGTATTACAGACTCAGTTTGGAGTAGATCCTGCAAGAATCACTGCGGGTGGTAGATCAGAATACAATCCTAAGGCAACCAACATGAGCGTTTCCGGAAGAGCTGAAAACAGAAGAACGGAAATTATCATCATGCCGAAGCTTGATGAATTCATGAAACTAATGGACATAGCGCCGAAGAAATAA
- the tilS gene encoding tRNA lysidine(34) synthetase TilS, with amino-acid sequence MLKTPDLKNQLQNLVPNPETSTYLLAVSGGADSMVLAHIFNDLGFQFQVAHINYKLRGEDSDLDQKVVQDFCKKKNIKFNVYEVSQKDNKPVNSIQLWARELRYDFFKEIREKENLDFLVTAHHLNDQLETFIINLSKAAGINGLAGIPANDNNILRPLLPFSKEEIYAFAKEHHIEYREDLSNQKNDYLRNKIRHEIVPKLRETNSHFLENFKKSSVYLNQTKDFVQQQIQEIENRISIFNKYHKVLSKEQLARESTFVKFEILKKYGFNQEGEIAKIFTAENGSVFFSKDYQLLVNYGELVLQKLDEKFHLNSTEEEIVLLEKFDFSENQKAINLENIMESIEEIDIEFNWHFDAEKIRFPLQLRRQKTGDEFYPSGFSGKKKVSKFFRDEKISNLARQKIWILTDSENTVLGVIPYRQDRRYAGSEKSGYILRIFNTK; translated from the coding sequence ATCTTGAAAACGCCAGACCTTAAAAATCAATTGCAAAATCTTGTCCCGAATCCCGAAACAAGCACCTATCTTCTGGCGGTAAGCGGTGGTGCAGATTCTATGGTTTTAGCACACATTTTTAATGATTTGGGATTCCAGTTTCAGGTAGCACATATCAATTATAAACTCCGCGGCGAAGACTCTGATCTTGATCAAAAAGTAGTGCAGGATTTTTGTAAAAAAAAGAATATTAAATTTAATGTATACGAGGTTTCCCAGAAGGATAATAAACCGGTCAACTCCATTCAGCTATGGGCACGGGAACTCAGGTATGATTTTTTTAAAGAAATCCGTGAAAAAGAAAACCTTGATTTTCTAGTGACTGCCCACCATCTTAATGACCAGCTTGAAACGTTCATTATTAATCTTTCTAAAGCAGCAGGAATAAACGGATTGGCAGGAATCCCAGCCAATGATAATAATATTTTACGGCCGCTTTTACCTTTTAGCAAAGAAGAAATTTATGCTTTCGCAAAAGAACATCATATTGAATACCGTGAAGATCTTTCCAATCAGAAAAATGATTACCTGAGAAACAAGATACGCCATGAGATTGTGCCGAAGTTACGGGAAACCAATTCACATTTCCTGGAAAATTTTAAAAAAAGTTCGGTATACCTCAACCAGACAAAAGATTTTGTCCAGCAACAGATTCAGGAAATCGAAAACCGCATAAGCATTTTTAACAAGTACCACAAAGTCTTATCAAAAGAACAGCTTGCCAGAGAAAGTACTTTTGTAAAATTTGAGATTTTAAAAAAATACGGTTTTAATCAGGAAGGAGAAATTGCAAAAATTTTTACGGCGGAAAACGGAAGTGTGTTTTTTTCAAAAGATTATCAGTTGCTCGTTAATTATGGAGAATTGGTTTTACAAAAGCTTGATGAAAAGTTTCATTTAAACAGTACTGAAGAAGAAATTGTTTTACTTGAAAAATTTGACTTTTCCGAAAACCAAAAAGCAATTAATCTCGAAAATATAATGGAAAGCATTGAAGAAATCGATATTGAGTTCAACTGGCACTTCGATGCCGAAAAAATCCGGTTTCCACTGCAATTGAGAAGGCAAAAAACCGGAGACGAATTTTATCCTTCGGGATTTTCAGGGAAAAAGAAAGTTTCTAAGTTTTTTAGGGACGAAAAAATATCTAATTTAGCGAGGCAAAAAATCTGGATTCTGACGGACAGTGAAAATACTGTACTCGGGGTCATCCCCTACAGACAGGACCGGAGATATGCAGGGAGTGAGAAGTCCGGATACATTCTCAGAATTTTTAATACGAAGTAA
- a CDS encoding protein-disulfide reductase DsbD family protein, translated as MKFKSWFLLVMLFLVTGINAQIKNPVKFKFTINELGDNQYEAVLNATMESGWHIYSKDIPEDTGIPTEYKVSGKNIELIGKFTEVGKKHEEFSEAFGGNIVYYSNSAGFKQKFRLKDGTKPGDVVAEITYQTCDDRVCLAPNTLEFNKQVTPKGSVEETEPATAEPSKDSAKTETAIVNPAKGPVANTETSKLDPKQLKIESINFEKPLTDCGVASEKVAENYWTYLLLGFIGGLIALLTPCVFPMIPLTVSFFTKGSLNKAKGKRDAFIYGFFIFLIFVLLSVPFHIIDGIAGNIFNEISTSVWLNIAFFIIFIFFAGSFFGYYDITLPSAIANKSSKAEEAGGIVGIFFMALTLVIVSFSCTGPILGSLLGSAVTGSANVPMLLTFALAGFGLAWAIIFGLLALFPQALQSLPKSGGWMNTVKVVLGFVELALALKFLSKADLVSKTFLLKRELFIVIWILVALGLALYLFGLIRFPHDDKKPKISITRKILGVLGLGFVIYLVQGLITSERPKLQLLSGILPPLNVSYFHDEKDGILGMHPEHDFFNAVELAKKEGKPILIDFTGYGCENCRKMEEFVWSESYILPILQNDVVLASLYVDDKEELPEDQKTKIDLGDGQVKKVKTIGDRWSLFQQVNFNNNSQPHYVLLTPDGKVINTPVSGYMPKEDFKKFLECGVNYYKNNK; from the coding sequence ATGAAATTTAAAAGCTGGTTTTTATTAGTTATGCTGTTTTTGGTAACAGGAATTAATGCACAAATCAAAAATCCTGTAAAATTTAAATTTACAATCAACGAATTAGGAGACAACCAATATGAAGCCGTGCTGAACGCCACAATGGAAAGCGGCTGGCATATTTATTCCAAAGACATTCCGGAAGATACGGGAATCCCGACTGAATATAAAGTTTCGGGAAAAAACATTGAACTGATCGGCAAATTTACCGAAGTCGGAAAAAAACATGAAGAATTTTCAGAAGCTTTCGGGGGGAACATTGTCTACTATTCCAATTCTGCGGGCTTTAAACAAAAGTTCAGGCTTAAAGACGGTACAAAACCGGGAGATGTTGTTGCTGAAATCACGTATCAGACCTGTGACGACAGAGTTTGTCTCGCACCGAACACTCTGGAATTCAACAAACAGGTAACACCAAAAGGCTCTGTAGAAGAAACCGAACCTGCAACTGCCGAACCTTCAAAAGATTCTGCGAAAACAGAAACTGCAATAGTAAATCCGGCGAAAGGTCCTGTTGCCAATACAGAAACATCAAAACTGGATCCTAAACAGTTAAAAATAGAATCAATCAATTTTGAGAAACCGCTTACTGATTGTGGAGTCGCATCTGAAAAAGTAGCCGAAAATTACTGGACATACCTTCTTCTCGGATTTATCGGTGGACTTATTGCATTGCTTACTCCATGTGTCTTCCCGATGATTCCGCTTACGGTTTCATTCTTTACCAAAGGAAGCCTGAATAAAGCCAAAGGAAAAAGAGATGCTTTCATTTATGGATTTTTCATTTTCCTGATTTTTGTCCTGCTCAGTGTTCCTTTTCATATTATCGACGGAATTGCGGGAAATATTTTCAATGAAATATCTACCAGCGTATGGCTGAATATCGCATTTTTTATCATATTCATTTTCTTTGCAGGAAGTTTCTTCGGATATTATGACATCACTTTACCAAGTGCTATTGCCAACAAATCCTCAAAAGCGGAAGAAGCAGGCGGAATTGTAGGAATTTTCTTTATGGCGTTAACTTTAGTGATCGTTTCTTTCTCTTGTACCGGTCCTATTTTAGGAAGCTTATTAGGAAGTGCAGTAACCGGTTCTGCAAACGTACCTATGCTGTTGACATTTGCTCTGGCAGGCTTCGGACTGGCCTGGGCAATTATTTTCGGATTGCTGGCCTTATTTCCGCAGGCATTGCAAAGTCTGCCTAAATCCGGAGGGTGGATGAATACCGTAAAAGTTGTTTTAGGTTTCGTAGAATTGGCTTTAGCATTGAAATTTTTATCAAAAGCTGATTTGGTTTCCAAGACCTTCCTATTAAAAAGAGAACTTTTCATTGTGATCTGGATTCTTGTGGCACTTGGATTAGCTCTCTATTTATTTGGGCTGATAAGATTTCCTCATGATGATAAAAAACCGAAAATCTCCATTACCCGAAAAATCCTTGGGGTTCTTGGACTGGGATTTGTGATTTATCTGGTTCAGGGATTAATTACTTCAGAACGCCCTAAGCTTCAATTATTAAGTGGAATTTTACCCCCGTTAAATGTAAGTTACTTCCATGATGAAAAAGACGGAATTTTAGGAATGCATCCTGAACACGATTTCTTCAACGCCGTAGAATTAGCGAAGAAAGAAGGCAAACCGATTTTAATTGACTTCACAGGCTATGGCTGTGAGAACTGCCGGAAAATGGAAGAATTCGTGTGGAGTGAAAGTTATATTCTACCGATCCTTCAGAACGATGTTGTACTGGCTTCTCTGTATGTAGATGATAAAGAAGAATTGCCTGAAGATCAGAAAACAAAAATTGATCTGGGTGACGGACAGGTAAAAAAAGTAAAGACAATCGGTGACCGATGGAGCCTGTTTCAACAGGTGAATTTTAATAATAATTCGCAGCCGCACTATGTTTTACTCACTCCGGACGGAAAAGTTATCAATACTCCTGTTTCCGGATATATGCCTAAAGAGGATTTTAAAAAGTTCCTGGAATGCGGAGTTAATTATTATAAAAACAATAAATAA